Proteins encoded in a region of the Limnothrix sp. FACHB-406 genome:
- a CDS encoding phycobilisome rod-core linker polypeptide codes for MAIPVLSFSPSSQNQRVAGYEVGSEEQPKIYAIENVFSGGDMDELIWAAYRQVFSEHQNIANNRQTFLESQLRYGQITVKDFIRGLATSDSFRRLNLDTNSNYRFVEICVQRILGRDVYSEREKIAWSILLPTKGLQGFIDALVDSEEYAANFGDNTVPYQLRRVLPQRTGGETPFNLKTPRYEAYHRSQLGFPQVVWQNSVRRFTPQEKKVGAGSPAGFLGMARSVTPSLPVVPRTPLANINIATAVPYRKR; via the coding sequence GTGGCTATTCCTGTATTGAGCTTCTCCCCTTCTTCGCAAAACCAACGTGTGGCTGGTTACGAAGTGGGCAGTGAAGAGCAACCGAAAATTTACGCAATCGAAAACGTCTTCTCTGGCGGTGACATGGACGAGCTGATCTGGGCGGCCTATCGCCAGGTCTTCAGCGAGCACCAAAACATCGCTAACAACCGCCAAACCTTCCTGGAATCGCAACTCCGCTACGGTCAAATCACCGTTAAGGATTTCATCCGGGGCTTGGCCACGTCGGATAGCTTCCGCCGCCTGAACCTGGACACCAACAGCAACTATCGCTTCGTGGAAATCTGCGTCCAGCGGATTTTGGGCCGCGACGTGTACAGCGAGCGGGAAAAGATTGCTTGGTCGATCCTGCTGCCCACCAAGGGCCTGCAAGGTTTCATCGATGCACTGGTGGATAGCGAAGAATACGCCGCTAACTTTGGCGACAACACGGTTCCTTACCAGCTTCGTCGTGTGCTGCCCCAGCGCACCGGAGGCGAAACCCCCTTCAACCTGAAGACTCCTCGCTACGAGGCTTACCACCGCAGCCAACTGGGCTTCCCGCAAGTGGTGTGGCAAAACTCGGTGCGTCGCTTCACTCCCCAAGAGAAGAAGGTTGGCGCTGGCAGCCCCGCTGGGTTCCTCGGCATGGCTCGTTCGGTGACTCCCTCGCTGCCGGTGGTGCCCCGCACGCCGTTGGCCAACATCAACATCGCTACCGCTGTGCCCTATCGCAAGCGCTAA
- the pheS gene encoding phenylalanine--tRNA ligase subunit alpha yields the protein MTATQVSDLEAQLSQLQAEAQSAIGQAPDLDAIEQLRVAFLGKKGKISAVLGGMGKLPAEDRPRIGAKANEVKDAVQDLLDRRRADLQAAAIRARLDAETLDVTAPGTYRPLGRKHPLASTIDRVVDICVGLGYTVADGPEMETDYYNFEALNTPADHPARDMADTFYLPDGNLLRTHTSAVQLRYMEEREPPIRVVAPGRVYRRDTVDATHAAVFHQIELLAIDEGLTFTDMKGTIETLLGEIFGEVEVRFRASYFPFTEPSAEVDVKWKGRWLEVLGCGMVDPNVMKSAGLDPEVYSGFAAGFGVERFAMVLHQIDDIRRVYASDLRFLRQF from the coding sequence ATGACTGCCACCCAGGTCAGCGACCTCGAAGCCCAACTGAGCCAACTGCAAGCCGAAGCCCAAAGCGCGATCGGCCAAGCCCCTGACCTCGACGCGATCGAGCAGTTGCGCGTTGCCTTCCTGGGCAAAAAAGGCAAAATCTCCGCCGTGCTGGGGGGCATGGGCAAGCTGCCCGCCGAAGATCGGCCGCGGATTGGAGCCAAGGCCAACGAAGTGAAAGACGCGGTGCAAGACCTGCTCGATCGCCGACGGGCAGATCTGCAAGCGGCGGCCATTCGGGCCCGGCTGGATGCGGAAACCTTGGATGTGACCGCGCCGGGAACCTATCGCCCCTTAGGCCGCAAGCATCCCCTCGCCAGCACGATCGACCGGGTAGTCGATATCTGCGTTGGCTTGGGCTACACGGTGGCCGATGGCCCCGAAATGGAAACGGACTATTACAACTTCGAGGCCCTGAACACGCCCGCCGACCACCCGGCCCGCGACATGGCCGACACCTTCTATTTGCCCGATGGCAACCTGCTGCGCACCCACACTTCCGCCGTGCAGCTTCGCTACATGGAAGAGCGCGAACCGCCCATCCGCGTTGTGGCTCCCGGCCGGGTCTATCGACGCGACACGGTGGATGCAACCCATGCGGCCGTGTTCCACCAAATTGAGCTGCTGGCGATCGATGAGGGCCTGACCTTCACGGACATGAAAGGCACGATCGAAACCCTCCTGGGCGAAATTTTCGGGGAAGTGGAAGTGCGGTTCCGCGCCAGCTACTTCCCCTTCACGGAACCCTCGGCGGAGGTGGATGTGAAGTGGAAAGGGCGCTGGCTAGAGGTGCTGGGTTGCGGCATGGTGGATCCCAACGTGATGAAATCCGCTGGGCTGGATCCGGAGGTCTATTCAGGCTTTGCGGCGGGCTTTGGGGTGGAGCGCTTCGCCATGGTTCTGCACCAAATCGACGATATTCGCCGGGTTTATGCAAGCGATCTCCGGTTTTTGCGCCAGTTCTAA
- the folK gene encoding 2-amino-4-hydroxy-6-hydroxymethyldihydropteridine diphosphokinase, whose translation MYQAILSVGSNIEPQHHCQQAEQILAQEHQLVDKSAYIVTAPVGYQDQDDFLNGAYWVSTHLSYLEFNQYLKDLEKRLGRVKGPIKSGPRTIDLDIIIWDGQVVHDDFYSKDYTKIPVQELLDRHGIQLAASQAIG comes from the coding sequence ATGTATCAAGCAATTTTGTCCGTTGGTTCCAACATTGAACCCCAGCACCATTGCCAGCAAGCGGAGCAAATTTTAGCCCAGGAACATCAACTGGTTGATAAATCCGCTTACATTGTGACCGCTCCCGTTGGCTATCAAGATCAGGATGATTTCTTGAATGGGGCCTATTGGGTATCCACCCACTTAAGCTATTTGGAATTTAATCAATATTTGAAGGATTTGGAAAAGCGCCTAGGGCGTGTCAAGGGGCCAATTAAATCTGGTCCCCGGACGATCGACCTTGATATCATCATTTGGGATGGGCAAGTGGTGCATGATGATTTCTACAGCAAGGATTACACCAAGATTCCGGTGCAAGAGCTGCTCGATCGCCACGGAATTCAATTGGCGGCATCCCAGGCGATCGGCTAA
- a CDS encoding SDR family oxidoreductase, with the protein MTQTQGTALVTGSAIRLGKAIALGLAKAGYNIALHYGSSHDAAQETAAEFRALGVECELFPFDLLHEPDMQSLIDRVRSRFGDLNLLVNSASVYDAAPIAETTPDLFAKQFKVNFEAPYFLTQAFAKNVGTGCVINIIDNKVAFNQYQYSAYLLSKKALAEFTKLAAIELAPQVRVNGIAPGVILPAGSRTSDYIQWRVQGIPVKQQGSTENISQAVNYILNNPFVNGQILFVDGGESLTNVGQNAVTYEQTTQIKQ; encoded by the coding sequence ATGACCCAAACTCAAGGTACGGCACTGGTTACGGGTTCCGCCATTCGGCTTGGCAAGGCGATCGCCCTCGGCTTGGCCAAAGCAGGCTACAACATTGCCCTGCACTATGGTTCCTCCCACGATGCAGCCCAAGAAACGGCGGCGGAATTTCGCGCTTTGGGAGTGGAATGCGAGCTGTTTCCCTTTGACTTGCTCCATGAACCGGACATGCAGTCTTTGATCGATCGCGTGCGATCGCGCTTTGGCGATTTAAACCTGTTGGTTAACAGTGCTTCCGTGTATGACGCAGCCCCGATCGCGGAGACAACGCCTGACCTGTTTGCCAAGCAATTTAAGGTGAATTTTGAAGCCCCCTACTTCCTCACCCAAGCCTTTGCCAAAAACGTCGGAACCGGCTGTGTGATTAACATCATCGACAACAAGGTGGCTTTCAACCAATATCAATATTCGGCCTATTTGCTCTCCAAAAAAGCCTTGGCAGAATTTACAAAATTGGCGGCGATCGAACTGGCTCCCCAAGTGCGGGTTAATGGCATTGCTCCGGGTGTCATTTTGCCCGCCGGGAGCCGCACCAGTGACTATATTCAGTGGCGAGTTCAGGGCATTCCCGTGAAGCAACAAGGCTCTACGGAAAACATTTCCCAAGCGGTGAACTATATCCTGAATAATCCTTTTGTGAATGGGCAAATTTTGTTTGTGGATGGGGGCGAATCCCTAACCAATGTGGGGCAAAATGCCGTGACCTACGAGCAGACCACCCAAATTAAGCAATAA
- the groL gene encoding chaperonin GroEL (60 kDa chaperone family; promotes refolding of misfolded polypeptides especially under stressful conditions; forms two stacked rings of heptamers to form a barrel-shaped 14mer; ends can be capped by GroES; misfolded proteins enter the barrel where they are refolded when GroES binds) — MVKIVSFSDESRRALENGVNALADAVRVTLGPKGRNVLLEKKFGIPSIVNDGITIAKEIELESPLENTGARLVREVATKTKDIAGDGTTTATVLAQALVREGMKNVTAGTNPVALRRGIDKTVARLVAEINELAQPISSNEAIAQIAAVAAGSDPEIGSTIANAFDRVTQNGVITVEESKSLTTEVDVVEGMQFDRGYTSPYFVTDSERMITELHNVAVLLTDGKINSLAEIVSILEGVVRDGKSLLIIAQDIEGDALSTLVINKLRGVLNVAAVKAPGFGERRKFMLEDIALVVDGQVVSEETGTKLESCDTSVLGYAQKVTITKDSTTIVAGDRADQAAIAARVQQLKDELAATDSDYDTEKLQERIARLVGGVAVIKVGAATETELKERKLRIEDAVNATKAAIAEGVVAGGGATLMRLAKLAESFKATLNAEEAIGAGIVAQALTTPLSQIAENAGYEGAVVVEKVRNQGDHIGFNALTGAYEDTQAAGIIDPAKVLRTALQNAASIAGLVLTTEAIVVDKPEPKPAAPAGGDPMGGMGGMGGMGGMGGMGMGGMGMGGMGMGGFGM, encoded by the coding sequence ATGGTTAAGATCGTCTCCTTCAGCGACGAATCGCGCCGCGCCCTCGAAAACGGTGTTAACGCCTTGGCCGATGCCGTGCGCGTCACGCTGGGCCCTAAAGGCCGAAACGTTTTGCTGGAAAAGAAATTTGGCATTCCCAGCATCGTGAATGACGGCATCACGATCGCGAAAGAAATTGAACTGGAAAGCCCCCTGGAGAATACGGGTGCTCGCCTGGTGCGCGAAGTGGCCACCAAAACCAAAGATATTGCTGGTGACGGAACCACGACGGCCACCGTGTTGGCCCAAGCCCTGGTGCGTGAGGGCATGAAAAATGTGACCGCCGGTACCAACCCCGTGGCCCTGCGGCGCGGGATTGACAAAACCGTTGCCCGGTTGGTGGCGGAAATTAACGAGCTGGCGCAACCGATCAGCAGCAACGAGGCGATCGCCCAAATTGCCGCCGTGGCCGCCGGTAGCGACCCAGAAATCGGCAGCACGATCGCCAACGCCTTCGATCGGGTCACCCAAAACGGCGTGATCACCGTGGAAGAGTCGAAATCCTTGACCACCGAAGTGGATGTGGTGGAAGGGATGCAGTTCGATCGCGGCTACACCTCGCCCTACTTCGTGACCGATTCCGAGCGGATGATCACGGAGTTGCACAACGTGGCTGTGCTGCTGACAGACGGCAAAATCAATAGCCTCGCGGAAATTGTGAGCATTCTGGAAGGAGTGGTGCGCGATGGCAAATCGCTGTTGATCATTGCCCAAGATATTGAAGGTGACGCGCTTTCCACCTTGGTGATCAACAAACTGCGGGGCGTGCTGAACGTGGCCGCTGTGAAAGCTCCGGGCTTTGGCGAGCGTCGCAAGTTCATGCTTGAAGATATCGCCCTTGTGGTCGATGGCCAGGTGGTGAGCGAAGAGACGGGCACGAAGCTCGAATCCTGTGATACCAGCGTTTTGGGATATGCCCAAAAGGTGACGATCACCAAGGACTCGACCACGATCGTGGCGGGCGATCGGGCAGATCAAGCCGCCATTGCCGCGCGTGTGCAACAGCTCAAGGACGAACTGGCCGCCACCGACAGCGACTACGACACCGAAAAGCTGCAAGAGCGGATCGCCCGCTTGGTGGGCGGTGTGGCTGTGATTAAAGTGGGCGCGGCCACCGAAACCGAACTGAAGGAACGGAAGCTGCGCATTGAAGATGCCGTGAACGCCACCAAAGCCGCGATCGCGGAAGGGGTGGTAGCCGGTGGTGGGGCAACCCTGATGCGCCTGGCCAAACTGGCCGAAAGCTTCAAGGCCACCCTGAACGCGGAAGAGGCGATCGGGGCCGGTATTGTGGCCCAAGCCTTGACCACGCCCCTCAGCCAAATTGCCGAAAACGCCGGTTACGAAGGCGCTGTGGTGGTTGAAAAGGTGCGTAACCAGGGCGATCACATCGGCTTCAACGCGCTGACCGGAGCCTACGAAGACACCCAAGCGGCGGGGATCATTGACCCGGCCAAGGTGTTGCGGACGGCCCTGCAAAATGCCGCCTCGATCGCCGGTTTGGTGCTGACCACCGAGGCGATCGTGGTTGACAAACCCGAACCGAAACCCGCTGCTCCCGCTGGTGGTGATCCCATGGGCGGTATGGGCGGCATGGGTGGTATGGGTGGCATGGGCGGTATGGGTATGGGTGGCATGGGTATGGGCGGTATGGGTATGGGCGGTTTCGGGATGTAA
- a CDS encoding DUF4340 domain-containing protein: protein MKLKSSTLWILAIALGVAGGVALFETQSTQKQAQQQQQAKLFGFAEADIQQLTLKLGDRTVQLDRRANFQPGQTLWELRLNRGAAEPASDGAVAFLTSLLASSQRDRTIERSPAQLAELGLDRPRAEITMRLKTGQQHRLAIGQAGFDDSFLYALVDPPQPLPGKVSVALIPKDFQLATVDRPLAEWKQPPPPPSPSPSGSVTPSPTAGPTVSPTASPTASPSPTTSPSPAASP, encoded by the coding sequence ATGAAGCTCAAATCTTCGACCCTTTGGATTTTGGCGATCGCCCTGGGGGTGGCCGGTGGCGTGGCTTTGTTTGAGACGCAATCCACCCAAAAACAAGCCCAACAACAGCAACAGGCCAAGCTGTTTGGCTTTGCGGAAGCCGATATTCAACAGTTGACCCTGAAACTGGGCGATCGAACCGTGCAGCTCGATCGCCGGGCCAACTTCCAACCGGGGCAAACCCTGTGGGAACTGCGGTTGAATAGAGGTGCAGCGGAACCGGCCAGCGATGGAGCCGTGGCGTTTTTGACCAGTTTGCTGGCCTCGTCTCAGCGCGATCGCACCATTGAGCGATCGCCCGCCCAGCTTGCAGAATTGGGCCTCGATCGCCCCCGTGCCGAAATCACGATGCGCCTGAAAACCGGCCAGCAACATCGACTGGCGATCGGGCAGGCTGGGTTTGACGATTCTTTTCTCTATGCGCTGGTGGATCCGCCCCAACCCTTGCCGGGCAAGGTGTCTGTGGCCTTAATCCCCAAGGATTTCCAGCTCGCCACGGTCGATCGGCCCTTGGCGGAATGGAAGCAACCGCCGCCGCCCCCGAGTCCCAGCCCGAGTGGATCGGTCACGCCCAGCCCGACAGCCGGCCCCACAGTCAGCCCGACGGCTAGTCCCACAGCCAGCCCCAGCCCCACGACCTCACCATCACCCGCAGCCTCACCGTAG
- a CDS encoding phycobiliprotein lyase, with protein MTATSTAPQLTSALDYFRQSAGQWQSQRVTHHLAFRRAEVGESEIQVEMLEVTDPRLAEICQMYDIDPAAAAGGALVTWKSLMAWDASEEDNHEGQTVMVIVPDATDDRRGKLLRERGYAETAPVAGEYHLDEEGGMVLTTEYETMSSVERFWFPNPDLRMRTSVLKRFGGFNTATFCTEVRVGCDQSAVAAGGDREQAISALGW; from the coding sequence ATGACCGCCACCAGCACCGCACCTCAGCTCACCAGCGCCCTCGACTATTTCCGCCAAAGCGCCGGTCAATGGCAATCCCAGCGGGTCACCCACCACCTGGCCTTTCGGCGGGCCGAAGTGGGCGAATCGGAAATTCAGGTGGAAATGCTAGAGGTCACCGATCCGCGTTTGGCCGAAATTTGCCAGATGTATGACATTGACCCTGCCGCCGCGGCCGGTGGGGCCCTGGTGACCTGGAAAAGCTTGATGGCCTGGGATGCTTCCGAAGAAGACAACCACGAGGGACAAACGGTGATGGTGATTGTGCCGGATGCCACGGACGATCGCCGGGGCAAGCTGCTGCGGGAACGGGGCTATGCGGAAACGGCTCCCGTAGCCGGTGAATATCACCTGGACGAGGAAGGGGGCATGGTTTTAACCACGGAATACGAAACCATGAGTTCCGTGGAGCGTTTTTGGTTTCCCAATCCGGATTTACGGATGCGCACCAGTGTGCTGAAGCGGTTTGGCGGTTTCAACACGGCCACGTTTTGCACGGAAGTGCGGGTGGGTTGTGATCAATCGGCGGTGGCGGCCGGGGGCGATCGGGAGCAGGCGATCTCGGCCCTGGGTTGGTAA
- a CDS encoding pantothenate kinase, translated as MATSNDGADRWRSLMVGNSRWHWGDWTGDRLDCTWDDAQPPPDHLALERPVWAASVVPGALDRWSDRADWRIITLADLPIGGLYSTLGIDRALAVLGAGQRYGFPALVIDGGTALTVTAVDPNRQLIGGAIAPGLGLQLRSLTEKTAALPAVLPPTQLPTLWAQDSIGAIASGVVWGVAVLAQTWLQTWRSRYPHGTAVITGGDGPAIAQYLRAIDPTLTVDLHQDPSVIFAGIQAVRSERISEK; from the coding sequence ATGGCGACGAGCAACGATGGGGCCGATCGCTGGCGATCGCTGATGGTGGGAAATTCGCGCTGGCATTGGGGCGATTGGACGGGCGATCGGCTCGATTGCACCTGGGATGATGCACAGCCGCCCCCGGATCACCTGGCCCTAGAGCGACCCGTTTGGGCCGCCTCAGTGGTTCCGGGAGCACTCGATCGATGGAGCGATCGGGCTGACTGGCGCATCATCACGTTGGCCGATCTCCCGATCGGGGGGCTGTATTCCACCTTGGGGATCGATCGCGCCTTGGCTGTGCTGGGCGCAGGTCAGCGCTACGGCTTCCCGGCCCTGGTGATTGATGGCGGCACGGCCCTGACCGTGACGGCTGTGGATCCAAACCGGCAACTGATCGGCGGGGCGATCGCGCCGGGATTGGGGTTGCAATTGCGCAGCCTCACGGAAAAAACTGCCGCCCTGCCGGCCGTGCTGCCACCCACCCAACTCCCAACCCTCTGGGCCCAGGACTCGATCGGGGCGATCGCCAGTGGGGTGGTCTGGGGCGTGGCCGTCCTGGCGCAAACTTGGTTGCAAACCTGGCGATCGCGCTATCCCCACGGCACGGCAGTGATTACCGGCGGCGATGGCCCCGCGATCGCGCAATATCTCCGGGCAATTGACCCAACCCTCACGGTTGATTTACACCAGGATCCTTCCGTTATCTTTGCAGGCATTCAAGCCGTTCGTTCTGAAAGGATATCTGAGAAGTAA
- the purU gene encoding formyltetrahydrofolate deformylase, protein MSLATATLLINCPDQRGLVAKIASFIDANGGNILHADQHQDPTANLFLSRVEWQLDGFNLPRDLIDPAFGAIAKPLGATWQLHFSDEVPRMAIWVSRQDHCLLDLLWRNKAGEIPAKIVLIISNHPDLAPIAQQFGIDYHHVPISKDTKAEAEAKQLELLREYQIDLVVLAKYMQILTPGFVAAFPNAINIHHSFLPAFPGANPYQRAHDRGVKVIGATAHYVTQDLDEGPIIEQDVSRVSHRDTVEDLVRKGKDLERVVLARAVRLHLQNRVLVYGNRTVVFE, encoded by the coding sequence ATGTCTTTAGCCACTGCAACACTGCTCATTAACTGTCCAGATCAACGGGGTTTAGTCGCCAAAATTGCCAGTTTTATTGATGCCAACGGTGGCAATATTTTGCACGCCGACCAACACCAAGACCCAACAGCCAATCTCTTTTTGAGTCGGGTGGAATGGCAACTGGATGGGTTTAATTTGCCCCGCGATTTAATTGATCCAGCCTTTGGGGCGATCGCCAAACCCCTCGGCGCAACTTGGCAGCTTCACTTCTCTGACGAAGTGCCCCGGATGGCCATTTGGGTTAGCCGCCAAGATCATTGCCTGCTGGATTTGCTGTGGCGGAACAAAGCCGGTGAAATTCCCGCCAAAATCGTTCTCATTATTAGCAATCACCCGGACTTGGCCCCGATCGCCCAACAATTTGGCATCGACTATCACCACGTGCCCATCAGCAAAGACACCAAGGCCGAAGCTGAAGCTAAACAATTGGAGCTACTGCGGGAATATCAAATTGATTTGGTGGTGCTGGCGAAATATATGCAAATTCTTACCCCGGGATTTGTGGCGGCTTTCCCGAATGCAATTAACATTCACCATTCCTTTTTGCCCGCATTTCCCGGAGCCAATCCCTACCAACGGGCACACGATCGGGGCGTGAAAGTGATTGGCGCAACGGCCCACTACGTCACCCAAGATCTGGATGAAGGGCCGATTATTGAACAGGATGTTTCCCGAGTCAGCCACCGCGACACCGTTGAGGATTTGGTCCGCAAGGGGAAAGATCTAGAACGGGTGGTTTTGGCCAGAGCGGTGCGGTTGCACTTACAAAACCGGGTGTTGGTGTATGGCAACCGCACGGTGGTGTTTGAGTAG
- a CDS encoding LCP family protein: MSQFSPFSSPTDQPAQPPATPYSDRLGRWMAADWQQPRSGWLARLLFWGMAGVAIGTISATLGAAAALFMPLDPAVMPLMRHETLEHLWRSGLQYRLLQPLTILVLGVEPSPGIPLGAPEALNGHADAIWLARFDPTDDTVTVMSLPRDTRVVFPSGAVGALHEADSIGGTALVQQSVSNTLGGLRIDRTVRLNPEGLRELVDLLGGVELSVPQAMRYRDRVGQLKIQLDGGWQSLDGSAAEQFARYRVDSAWGELDRVQRLQLLLRALRDRALSPSVLPQLPQIAQRVHKYLRTDLARPEVLALVHLLIQQEPEQVRLLLLPGQMDASNFWNPDPKAVARLLESYFPPDRPGVGRRTKLLSASARDQYGQTFSRISVQNASGDPARSAAAIAQLRRAGFQQVRAIDAWPQVQRDTQIIVQGGDLDLAELVQRRLGYGSLDRSATGDLGSDITVRLGSDAAP; the protein is encoded by the coding sequence TTGAGTCAGTTTTCTCCCTTTTCCTCCCCCACGGATCAACCGGCTCAGCCGCCCGCCACTCCCTATTCCGATCGGCTGGGGCGGTGGATGGCTGCCGATTGGCAACAGCCGCGATCGGGCTGGTTGGCCCGCTTGCTGTTTTGGGGCATGGCCGGCGTGGCGATCGGCACGATTTCAGCCACCTTGGGAGCCGCCGCCGCCCTGTTCATGCCCCTGGATCCGGCCGTGATGCCCCTCATGCGCCACGAAACCCTAGAGCACCTGTGGCGCAGCGGGTTGCAATATCGCCTCCTGCAACCGCTCACCATTTTGGTTTTGGGGGTGGAGCCTTCGCCCGGAATTCCTCTGGGTGCGCCGGAAGCCTTGAATGGTCATGCGGATGCCATTTGGCTGGCCCGATTTGATCCCACCGATGACACTGTGACGGTGATGTCGTTGCCTCGGGATACGCGGGTGGTGTTTCCCAGCGGAGCTGTGGGTGCATTGCACGAAGCGGACAGCATCGGCGGTACGGCCCTGGTGCAGCAGTCCGTGAGCAACACCCTGGGCGGGTTGCGGATCGATCGCACCGTGCGGTTGAACCCCGAAGGCTTGCGAGAATTGGTCGATCTGCTGGGTGGGGTGGAACTGTCTGTGCCCCAGGCGATGCGCTACCGCGATCGGGTGGGACAACTAAAAATTCAACTGGATGGCGGTTGGCAAAGCTTGGATGGCAGTGCTGCTGAACAGTTCGCCCGCTACCGAGTGGATAGTGCTTGGGGCGAACTTGATCGGGTGCAGCGGTTGCAATTGCTGTTACGGGCCCTGCGCGATCGGGCCCTTAGCCCCAGTGTGTTGCCCCAGTTGCCCCAAATTGCCCAACGGGTTCACAAATACCTGCGCACGGATCTGGCGCGCCCGGAGGTGCTGGCCCTCGTTCACCTGTTGATTCAGCAGGAGCCGGAGCAGGTGCGTCTGTTGCTGTTGCCGGGTCAGATGGATGCCAGCAACTTTTGGAACCCCGATCCCAAGGCCGTTGCCCGCCTGTTGGAAAGCTACTTTCCGCCCGATCGACCCGGCGTTGGTCGGCGCACCAAACTCCTCAGCGCCAGCGCCCGCGATCAATATGGCCAAACCTTCAGCCGCATTTCCGTGCAAAATGCCAGCGGCGATCCGGCCCGATCGGCGGCCGCGATCGCCCAATTGCGGCGGGCGGGGTTCCAGCAAGTGCGAGCGATCGATGCTTGGCCCCAAGTGCAACGGGACACCCAAATCATTGTCCAGGGCGGCGATCTGGATCTGGCTGAGTTGGTGCAACGGCGGCTAGGCTACGGTTCCTTGGATCGATCGGCGACGGGCGATTTAGGTTCCGATATTACGGTGCGCCTGGGCAGTGATGCCGCACCCTAG